A genomic window from Chaetodon auriga isolate fChaAug3 chromosome 13, fChaAug3.hap1, whole genome shotgun sequence includes:
- the LOC143330365 gene encoding claudin-10-like: MRKRLIQIFGFLITSLGWLFVLCTMAMDYWRITQIGGQGGSFIIKVAWYWSNLWKDCFTDSTAVTNCRDFPVLWSVTAFIQGVRGLLMCGLTLGFFGVVLCFVGMECTYIGGADKTKDKLLLAGAVFHFAGGVSNISGYCLYINRIARTTFAANVGPGVLRYDLGPPIFLGLVGCFLIFLGAVFYGVTVSRVICPESKVVYTYGGRTYMAPRSRGRTLYTGYYKPSRQYGSYMGSGRSSSSKISNISQTTPTKISERDAFV, from the exons ATGAGGAAACGTCTGATCCAAATATTTGGCTTCTTGATCACATCACTGGGATGGCTCTTTGTGCTGTGCACCATGGCCATGGACTATTGGAGGATCACCCAAATTGGAGGACAAGGAGGCTCCTTTATCATCAAAGTGGCCTGGTACTGGTCCAACCTGTGGAAGGACTGTTTCACTGATTCCACAGCTGTCACCAACTGTAGAGACTTCCCTGTGCTCTGGAGTGTGACCG cTTTCATCCAGGGTGTACGCGGGTTGCTAATGTGCGGGTTAACTCTTGGATTCTTTGGTGTAGTACTTTGCTTTGTTGGAATGGAGTGCACTTATATTGGTGGAGCTGATAAAACCAAGGACAAACTGCTTCTTGCTGGagcagtgtttcattttgctGGAG GCGTGTCCAATATTTCTGGCTACTGCTTATACATCAACAGGATCGCCAGAACAACCTTTGCTGCCAATGTAGGACCAGGAGTCTTAAG GTATGACCTTGGACCTCCCATATTCCTAGGATTGGTGGgatgttttttaatctttttaggGGCTGTGTTTTACGGCGTGACCGTCTCTCGAGTAATCTGCCCAGAAAG TAAAGTAGTATACACCTATGGAGGACGCACATACATGGCCCCTCGCTCCAGAGGAAGAACGCTGTACACTGGATACTACAAACCCTCCAGGCAGTACGGGTCTTACATGGGCTCAGGACGATCCAGCAGCTCCAAGATCTCAAATATCTCTCAGACAACACCGACAAAAATTTCAGAAAGAGACGCTTTTGTGTAG